A genomic segment from Actinomadura hallensis encodes:
- a CDS encoding bifunctional glycosyltransferase/CDP-glycerol:glycerophosphate glycerophosphotransferase, translating to MSPRTSPPKLSVVVPFRNAEAHLAACLDSLARQTMRSLEVLMVDDGSSDAGPVIAKEFAGRDDRFTLMQPSGGMTAGNTGVRQANGRFLAIVDGKDAVPPYAYEMMVASLESSGSDFVGGNVMCLDGTQVRQSPLHSVPYAMTMKATDATRHPALLQDRMVCNKVFRREFWDAYNFEVPATLDVLAAMQANILASSVDVLDTTVYFWRERPGTAPRLRYDTADIAERMATHATVRTFVQDHAPELLAVHDMYALDLDVRALILALPGATWQERENLVELGAEVVAAADRAAVDRLAAIRRLETYLLGKRMLPELLEVLRFEEEEGLRDVPLVQRGRLRPRWYARYPFFDDAERAIPEELYDVTDEMLLWADVDRVEWDVDTLIVEGHAYFDRLDVSEEAKSRIRVWMRDIKTGKEIRLPVERIRCTHATAESDQSSVSYDWSGFSVRVEPEFLLDDDEWRTATYELYAEVSTAGRRAVQRLTAMAPQVRWTAPRQVDEHVAVQPAAGDDDVFVVHVKRAKAVLTGVRRDGDRLELTGWTRRALGAEAAMVAVRRHGVAEVRGEVTLRQSAALRMAEGTGFDFKATLPLEELVSVRDDGGQGTSYSAHVLDAIDWDIRLTGEGGPLRLTVASNVAPARFALPPCKDSAGLGHGREFAVTRTAFGNLRGVERSFRPVVTGAEWDDNGLLTLCGDFADPEERPAHFILRRQRSGDQHSVPVTWEGERFTAAFTPAAMTVFGTDLPLRSGTWELLAGTRCGEVAVVAEREAIPELPGRRRLATHEFEVGVHQIDALVLRSRPALDEDERGGHAQRQLQQRDYPVYLRSPLADVVVFDSHEGAQYSCNPRAIYEELARREPDLECVWVSADGQFAVDGKARTVQAGSREHYRVLARARYVVTNSGTPPWYVKRDGQTYVQTWHGTPLKRLAHDLRDMPYRRTERFDRLEREVARWDLLLSPSPFATRTMRRAFRYEGEVLETGYPRNDILSTSEWESIGSHIRKGLGIPDGKKVVLYAPTWRDDRHHALGSHGFSLELDVELMREALGDDHVLLLRAHHLITDRDRPATDGFVMDVSRYPDIADLYMAADVLVTDYSSAMFDYAILGRPIVLYAYDLERYRDHVRGFYFDLEAEAPGPLVTTTAEVAEAVREAPDSEERYAEAYDRFFVKYCPHDDGQAAARVVDHVFGDR from the coding sequence GTGTCACCCCGAACAAGCCCACCCAAGCTCAGCGTCGTCGTCCCCTTCCGCAACGCCGAGGCGCATCTCGCCGCCTGCCTGGATTCGCTCGCCCGCCAGACCATGCGCAGCCTCGAGGTGCTCATGGTGGACGACGGGTCGAGCGACGCCGGGCCGGTGATCGCCAAGGAGTTCGCCGGACGCGACGACCGGTTCACGCTGATGCAGCCGTCCGGCGGGATGACGGCCGGGAACACCGGCGTCCGGCAGGCGAACGGACGGTTCCTGGCCATCGTGGACGGCAAGGACGCCGTGCCCCCGTACGCCTACGAGATGATGGTCGCCTCGCTGGAGTCGTCCGGGTCCGACTTCGTGGGCGGGAACGTCATGTGCCTGGACGGGACCCAGGTGCGCCAGTCCCCGCTGCACAGCGTCCCTTACGCGATGACCATGAAGGCGACGGACGCGACCCGCCACCCTGCCCTTCTGCAGGACAGGATGGTGTGCAACAAGGTGTTCCGGCGTGAGTTCTGGGACGCGTACAACTTCGAGGTCCCCGCCACCCTCGACGTGCTCGCCGCCATGCAGGCCAACATCCTGGCCTCCTCTGTGGACGTGCTCGACACGACCGTCTACTTCTGGCGGGAGCGTCCGGGGACGGCCCCGCGGCTGCGCTACGACACGGCGGACATCGCCGAACGGATGGCGACCCACGCGACGGTCCGGACCTTCGTGCAGGACCATGCTCCGGAGCTTCTGGCCGTCCACGACATGTACGCGCTGGACCTCGACGTGCGCGCGCTCATTCTCGCTCTGCCCGGTGCCACCTGGCAGGAGCGGGAGAACCTGGTCGAACTGGGGGCGGAGGTCGTGGCCGCCGCCGACAGGGCCGCCGTCGACCGGCTGGCGGCGATCCGGCGACTGGAGACGTACCTGCTGGGCAAGCGGATGCTGCCGGAACTGCTGGAGGTCCTCCGCTTCGAAGAGGAGGAGGGGCTGCGGGACGTCCCCCTCGTGCAGCGGGGCCGGCTCCGTCCGCGCTGGTACGCCCGGTACCCGTTCTTCGACGACGCGGAACGTGCCATACCGGAGGAGCTGTACGACGTCACCGACGAGATGCTCCTGTGGGCGGACGTGGACCGCGTGGAGTGGGACGTCGACACCCTGATCGTCGAGGGGCACGCCTACTTCGACAGGCTCGACGTGTCCGAGGAGGCGAAGTCCCGTATCCGCGTCTGGATGCGGGACATCAAGACCGGCAAGGAGATCCGGCTGCCGGTGGAAAGGATCCGCTGCACGCATGCCACGGCAGAGTCCGACCAGTCGTCGGTGTCCTACGACTGGTCCGGGTTCTCCGTGCGGGTGGAGCCGGAGTTCCTCCTGGACGACGACGAGTGGCGGACGGCGACCTACGAGCTGTACGCAGAGGTGTCGACGGCCGGGCGCAGGGCCGTCCAGCGGCTCACGGCGATGGCCCCGCAGGTGCGGTGGACGGCCCCGCGCCAGGTGGACGAGCACGTGGCCGTCCAGCCGGCGGCGGGCGACGACGACGTGTTCGTGGTGCACGTCAAGCGGGCCAAGGCCGTCCTCACCGGCGTGCGGCGCGACGGCGACCGGCTGGAGCTGACCGGCTGGACGAGGAGGGCCCTGGGCGCGGAGGCGGCCATGGTCGCGGTGCGCAGGCACGGGGTCGCCGAGGTGCGCGGCGAGGTGACGCTGCGGCAGTCGGCGGCGCTGCGCATGGCGGAGGGCACCGGCTTCGACTTCAAGGCGACCCTCCCTCTGGAGGAGCTGGTCTCCGTCCGGGACGACGGCGGCCAGGGCACGTCCTACAGCGCGCACGTCCTGGACGCCATCGACTGGGACATCAGGCTGACCGGTGAAGGCGGCCCCCTCAGGCTCACCGTGGCGTCCAACGTCGCTCCCGCCCGGTTCGCGCTGCCGCCCTGCAAGGATTCCGCGGGCCTGGGGCATGGCCGGGAGTTCGCCGTCACTCGCACGGCTTTCGGCAACCTCCGCGGCGTGGAGCGCAGCTTCCGGCCGGTGGTGACGGGTGCAGAGTGGGACGACAACGGCCTCCTCACCCTCTGCGGCGACTTCGCAGACCCCGAGGAGCGACCCGCACACTTCATCCTGCGTCGCCAAAGGTCGGGCGACCAGCACAGCGTTCCCGTCACCTGGGAGGGGGAGCGCTTCACCGCCGCGTTCACCCCGGCCGCGATGACGGTGTTCGGGACGGACCTTCCCCTGCGCAGCGGCACCTGGGAACTGCTCGCGGGCACGCGCTGCGGGGAGGTGGCCGTCGTCGCCGAACGCGAGGCGATCCCGGAGCTCCCGGGACGCCGCCGCCTCGCCACGCACGAGTTCGAGGTCGGCGTGCACCAGATCGACGCGCTGGTGCTGCGCAGCCGCCCCGCCCTGGACGAGGACGAACGCGGAGGGCACGCGCAACGGCAGCTTCAGCAGCGTGACTACCCGGTGTATCTGCGCAGCCCCCTCGCGGACGTCGTCGTGTTCGACAGCCATGAGGGCGCCCAGTACAGCTGCAACCCCAGGGCCATCTACGAGGAACTCGCCCGACGCGAGCCGGACCTGGAGTGCGTGTGGGTCTCCGCCGACGGCCAGTTCGCGGTGGACGGCAAGGCCCGCACCGTCCAGGCGGGGAGCCGCGAGCACTACCGCGTCCTGGCCCGCGCCCGCTACGTGGTCACCAACTCCGGGACGCCGCCCTGGTACGTCAAGCGCGACGGCCAGACCTACGTCCAGACGTGGCACGGCACGCCGCTGAAGCGTCTCGCCCACGACCTGAGGGACATGCCGTACCGGCGCACCGAACGGTTCGACCGGCTGGAGCGGGAGGTGGCGCGGTGGGACCTGCTGCTGTCCCCGAGCCCGTTCGCCACCCGGACGATGCGTCGCGCCTTCCGGTACGAGGGCGAGGTCCTGGAGACCGGGTATCCGCGCAACGACATCCTCAGCACGTCCGAATGGGAGAGCATCGGGTCCCACATCCGCAAGGGCCTGGGGATCCCCGACGGCAAGAAGGTCGTCCTGTACGCGCCCACCTGGCGCGACGACCGGCACCACGCGCTCGGCAGCCACGGGTTCTCGCTGGAGCTGGACGTCGAGCTCATGCGTGAGGCCCTCGGCGACGACCACGTCCTGCTCCTGCGGGCGCACCACCTCATCACCGACCGGGACCGTCCCGCGACGGACGGCTTCGTCATGGACGTCTCCCGCTACCCGGACATCGCCGATCTGTACATGGCGGCCGACGTGCTCGTCACCGACTACTCGTCCGCCATGTTCGACTACGCGATCCTGGGCAGGCCGATCGTCCTGTACGCCTACGACCTGGAGCGGTACCGCGACCATGTGCGCGGCTTCTACTTCGACCTGGAGGCCGAGGCGCCCGGTCCCTTGGTGACGACCACCGCCGAGGTCGCCGAAGCGGTCCGGGAGGCCCCCGACAGCGAGGAGCGCTACGCGGAGGCCTACGACCGCTTCTTCGTGAAGTACTGCCCGCACGACGACGGGCAGGCGGCCGCCCGCGTGGTCGACCACGTCTTCGGCGATCGGTGA
- a CDS encoding (2Fe-2S)-binding protein, translated as MPRIRVEVDGTTYEDDVEPRLLLVHYLRERLGKVGTPVGCDTSNCGACTVLMDGMSVKSCSVLAVQADGSDVTTVEGLGVDGTTHPMQRAFHEEHALQCGYCTPGMIMASLDLLRENADPSEEEVREGLEGNLCRCTGYQNIVKAVRRAAAEMREPADQEVTP; from the coding sequence ATGCCACGTATCCGTGTCGAGGTCGACGGCACGACGTATGAAGACGACGTCGAGCCGCGTCTCCTTCTGGTTCACTACCTGCGCGAACGACTGGGGAAGGTCGGTACCCCGGTCGGTTGCGACACCAGCAACTGCGGAGCATGCACCGTCCTGATGGACGGCATGAGCGTGAAGAGCTGCTCCGTTCTCGCCGTCCAAGCCGATGGCAGCGACGTGACGACCGTCGAGGGCCTCGGCGTGGACGGGACCACGCACCCGATGCAGCGGGCGTTCCACGAGGAGCACGCGCTCCAGTGCGGCTACTGCACGCCCGGCATGATCATGGCGTCTCTCGACCTGCTGAGGGAGAACGCCGACCCGTCCGAGGAGGAGGTCCGGGAGGGCCTGGAGGGCAACCTGTGCCGGTGCACGGGTTACCAGAACATCGTCAAGGCAGTCCGGCGCGCCGCCGCCGAGATGCGCGAGCCCGCCGACCAGGAGGTGACGCCGTGA
- a CDS encoding SRPBCC family protein, whose protein sequence is MELDHDFTVPVPVDQAWSVLLDVERVAACMPGATLDSVEGDEFKGRMKVKVGAMTITYRGSARIVSADESSRTVTLEASAKEARGSGTAAATVQAHLHDEGGTTRVTVHTKLNVTGRPAQFGRNILSEVGSKIISRFAKALEKELESSGESPEPGGAAGTSGAETSGAAESGDASKPADKPGPATAAAAAPPESAAAPEAPEAAAPAPEAASPPQSAAAPAERRERPLRVAREDDAIDLLEVAGPSVAKRAVPAVGGLVAVLLVIRLLTRRRRRKKR, encoded by the coding sequence ATGGAACTCGACCACGATTTCACCGTCCCCGTACCGGTGGATCAGGCCTGGTCGGTGCTGCTCGACGTGGAACGCGTCGCGGCGTGCATGCCCGGCGCCACCCTCGACTCGGTCGAGGGCGACGAGTTCAAGGGCCGGATGAAGGTGAAGGTCGGCGCGATGACCATCACCTACCGCGGTTCCGCGCGCATCGTGTCGGCCGACGAGTCGTCCCGCACGGTGACGCTGGAGGCGTCCGCGAAGGAGGCCCGCGGTTCGGGGACGGCCGCGGCGACCGTCCAGGCGCACCTGCACGACGAGGGCGGCACGACCCGCGTGACCGTGCACACCAAGCTGAACGTGACGGGGCGTCCCGCGCAGTTCGGGCGCAACATCCTGTCCGAGGTCGGTTCCAAGATCATTTCTCGGTTCGCCAAGGCGCTGGAGAAGGAGCTGGAGTCCTCCGGCGAGTCGCCCGAGCCCGGCGGCGCCGCCGGGACGAGCGGTGCCGAGACGAGCGGCGCGGCCGAGTCCGGGGACGCGTCCAAGCCCGCCGACAAGCCCGGTCCCGCGACCGCGGCGGCGGCCGCGCCGCCCGAGAGCGCCGCCGCCCCGGAGGCGCCGGAGGCCGCGGCGCCGGCGCCGGAGGCGGCGTCGCCGCCGCAGTCCGCCGCCGCCCCGGCGGAGCGGCGGGAGCGGCCGCTGCGGGTCGCGCGGGAGGACGACGCGATCGACCTGCTGGAGGTCGCCGGGCCGTCGGTCGCCAAGCGCGCCGTCCCGGCGGTCGGCGGGCTCGTCGCGGTGCTGCTGGTGATCCGGCTGCTCACCCGGCGCCGCCGCAGGAAGAAGCGCTGA
- a CDS encoding class I SAM-dependent methyltransferase, with the protein MDTIELRRLARIENDNWWHRERREILSAELLRFSVPGNAVDIGAAAGGGSRVLADHGWQVTAIDLNPDAVALARAHGVEAYQGDARYLPLPPCEYDLALALDVLEHIEEDARAAAEITRVLKPGGTALVSVPCDMALWSAHDVALGRVRRYTRQALAELIEGAGLVLERVWSRGVLLRPFLRRLRHRTVRREDLAPLHPVPNEALRLAAALERRLPAGTWPGTWLFARARRPG; encoded by the coding sequence GTGGACACCATCGAGCTTCGGCGGCTCGCCCGCATCGAGAACGACAACTGGTGGCACCGCGAGCGCCGCGAGATCCTGTCGGCGGAGCTGCTGCGGTTCAGCGTGCCCGGGAACGCGGTCGACATCGGGGCCGCCGCGGGCGGGGGCTCGCGGGTCCTCGCCGACCACGGGTGGCAGGTCACCGCGATCGACCTGAACCCGGACGCCGTCGCGCTGGCGCGCGCGCACGGCGTCGAGGCGTACCAGGGTGACGCGCGCTACCTGCCGCTCCCGCCGTGCGAGTACGACCTCGCGCTCGCCTTGGACGTCCTGGAGCACATCGAGGAGGACGCGCGTGCGGCCGCGGAGATCACGCGGGTGCTGAAGCCGGGCGGGACGGCGCTGGTGTCCGTCCCGTGCGACATGGCCCTGTGGTCGGCGCACGACGTGGCGCTCGGCCGGGTCCGCCGCTACACCCGCCAGGCGCTCGCGGAGCTCATCGAGGGCGCCGGGCTGGTACTGGAGCGGGTGTGGAGCCGGGGCGTGCTCCTGCGGCCGTTCCTGCGCCGCCTGAGGCACCGCACGGTGCGCCGCGAGGACCTGGCGCCGCTGCATCCCGTCCCCAACGAGGCGCTGCGGCTGGCCGCCGCGCTGGAACGGCGCCTGCCGGCGGGCACGTGGCCGGGGACGTGGCTGTTCGCCCGCGCCCGCCGCCCCGGCTGA
- a CDS encoding xanthine dehydrogenase family protein molybdopterin-binding subunit, whose product MTALEGDAVTTREIGSPRRRSEDARLITGKTRWTDNLAPTGTLHVAFLRSPHAHARITRVDTSQAKNRPGVVAVFSGQDLADEQGSLPCAWVVTEDMKHPEHPPMAVNEVRYVGEPVACVVARDRYAAVDALEEIDVDYEPLPAVVDMDAALEDGADLVHEDLGTNKSYTWVFENGDMDAAMRDAPVVIEREYIQQRLIPTAMEPRSVLCVPEGDEYTLYSATQIPHILRLMLATVTGIPEHRIRVVAPDVGGGFGSKLQVYGEEVIALLLARRLGRPVKWTESRSEGNMTVHHGRDQIQRLTLAADRDGRIRGLKVNLLADMGAYLMLVTPGIPLLGAFMFNGIYKMDALSFTCTGVFTTKTPTDAYRGAGRPEATFAIERLMDELAAELGIDPIEVRRRNWIAHEEFPYETIAGLTYDTGNYEAATDKALELFEYDKLRAEQADRRERQDPVQLGIGVSTFTEMCGLAPSRVLGSLSYGAGGWEHASVRVLPSGKVEVVTGSSPHGQGHATAWAQITADRLGVPFEDVRVLHGDTAISPKGMDTYGSRSLAVGGVALYSACEKVVDKARKVAAHLLEASEDDLEFSNGRFSVRGVHEEGKTLQEVALAAFAAHDLPEGIEPSLDADATFDPENFSFPHGTHLCAVEVDTETGMVKIRKYVAVDDVGTVVNPLIVEGQVHGGLAQGIAQALFEEAVYDDNGNLTTTTMADYLIPSAADLPAFTTDRTETPATSNPMGVKGVGEAGTIASTPAVVNAVVDALRPYGVKDVRMPCTPERVWRALRGETKPGAAEPGAGGGLGSAGGDQ is encoded by the coding sequence GTGACCGCGCTGGAGGGCGACGCCGTGACCACGCGGGAGATCGGTTCCCCGCGCAGGCGGTCGGAGGACGCCCGCCTCATCACCGGCAAGACCCGGTGGACCGACAACCTCGCGCCGACGGGGACGCTGCACGTGGCGTTCCTGCGCAGCCCGCACGCGCACGCGCGGATCACCCGCGTGGACACGTCGCAGGCGAAGAACCGTCCCGGAGTGGTCGCCGTGTTCAGCGGCCAGGACCTGGCCGACGAGCAGGGGTCACTGCCCTGCGCCTGGGTGGTCACCGAGGACATGAAGCACCCCGAGCACCCGCCGATGGCGGTGAACGAGGTCCGCTACGTCGGCGAGCCCGTGGCGTGCGTGGTGGCCCGCGACAGGTACGCGGCCGTGGACGCCCTGGAAGAGATCGACGTCGACTACGAGCCCCTGCCCGCCGTGGTCGACATGGACGCGGCCCTGGAGGACGGCGCCGACCTCGTGCACGAGGACCTGGGGACGAACAAGTCCTACACGTGGGTCTTCGAGAACGGGGACATGGACGCCGCGATGAGGGACGCCCCCGTCGTCATCGAACGCGAGTACATCCAGCAGAGGCTCATCCCCACGGCCATGGAACCGCGCTCGGTTCTGTGCGTGCCCGAAGGGGACGAGTACACGCTGTACTCGGCCACGCAGATCCCGCACATCCTGCGGCTGATGCTGGCCACCGTCACCGGGATCCCCGAACACCGCATCAGGGTCGTCGCACCGGACGTCGGCGGCGGCTTCGGCTCCAAGCTGCAGGTGTACGGGGAGGAGGTCATCGCGCTGCTGCTCGCCCGCAGGCTGGGCCGCCCGGTCAAGTGGACGGAGTCGCGCAGCGAGGGCAACATGACCGTCCACCACGGGCGGGACCAGATCCAGCGGCTCACGCTCGCGGCGGACCGGGACGGGCGGATCCGCGGCCTGAAGGTGAACCTGCTGGCCGACATGGGCGCGTACCTGATGCTCGTCACCCCGGGCATCCCGCTGCTGGGCGCGTTCATGTTCAACGGCATCTACAAGATGGACGCCCTGTCGTTCACCTGCACGGGCGTGTTCACGACGAAGACGCCCACGGACGCGTACCGGGGCGCGGGCCGCCCGGAGGCCACGTTCGCCATCGAGCGGCTGATGGACGAGCTGGCCGCCGAGCTCGGCATCGACCCCATCGAGGTACGGCGCCGCAACTGGATCGCGCACGAGGAGTTCCCGTACGAGACCATCGCGGGCCTCACCTACGACACGGGCAACTACGAGGCGGCCACCGACAAGGCGCTGGAGCTGTTCGAGTACGACAAGCTCCGCGCCGAGCAGGCCGACCGCCGCGAGCGGCAGGACCCGGTGCAGCTGGGCATCGGGGTGTCGACGTTCACGGAGATGTGCGGTCTCGCGCCGTCCCGCGTGCTCGGCTCGCTGTCGTACGGCGCGGGCGGCTGGGAGCACGCGTCGGTGCGCGTCCTGCCGTCCGGCAAGGTCGAGGTGGTCACCGGGTCGTCTCCGCATGGGCAGGGCCATGCGACGGCGTGGGCGCAGATCACCGCCGACCGGCTCGGCGTCCCGTTCGAGGACGTCAGGGTCCTGCACGGCGACACGGCCATCTCGCCCAAGGGCATGGACACCTACGGTTCCCGTTCCCTGGCCGTGGGCGGTGTGGCCCTGTACTCGGCCTGCGAGAAGGTCGTGGACAAGGCCCGCAAGGTCGCGGCGCATCTGCTGGAGGCGTCCGAGGACGACCTCGAGTTCAGCAACGGGCGGTTCAGCGTCCGCGGCGTCCACGAAGAGGGCAAGACGCTCCAGGAGGTCGCGCTGGCCGCGTTCGCCGCGCACGACCTGCCCGAGGGCATAGAGCCTTCGCTGGACGCCGACGCCACGTTCGACCCGGAGAACTTCTCCTTCCCCCATGGCACCCACCTGTGCGCGGTGGAGGTCGACACAGAGACCGGGATGGTGAAGATCCGCAAGTACGTGGCCGTGGACGACGTCGGCACGGTCGTGAACCCGCTCATCGTGGAGGGCCAGGTGCACGGCGGTCTCGCCCAGGGCATCGCGCAGGCCCTCTTCGAGGAGGCCGTGTACGACGACAACGGCAACCTGACGACGACCACGATGGCCGACTACCTGATCCCGTCGGCCGCGGACCTGCCCGCGTTCACGACCGACCGCACCGAGACGCCCGCGACGTCCAACCCCATGGGCGTGAAGGGCGTCGGCGAGGCCGGCACGATCGCCTCGACCCCCGCGGTCGTCAACGCGGTCGTGGACGCGCTGCGCCCCTACGGCGTCAAGGACGTGCGGATGCCGTGCACGCCGGAGCGCGTCTGGCGCGCGCTCCGGGGAGAGACGAAGCCCGGGGCCGCCGAACCCGGAGCCGGCGGCGGACTCGGCTCGGCCGGAGGTGACCAGTGA
- a CDS encoding FAD binding domain-containing protein has protein sequence MIPATFDYTRPASVDDAVRALSDAGEDAKVLAGGQSLMPLLRMRLAYPDALIDVGRIDALREIRDEGDSVVIGAMATHHQVIRDPLVREHVPLIAHAARTVADPAVRHRGTFGGSMAHADPAGDLPAVALALDAVFLVRSADGEREIPASEFFVDWMTSAMEPDELLVGVRVPKLGPGWGVHYEKFNRTAQAWAIVGVACAVRRNGDGIEEARVALTNMGPAPVRASAVETAVRGRPASEDVFRTAAAQATAGTEPPTDLHGSSEYRSHLATVLTARALSAATGA, from the coding sequence GTGATCCCCGCGACGTTCGACTACACGCGGCCGGCCTCGGTGGACGACGCCGTCAGGGCGCTGTCCGACGCGGGCGAGGACGCCAAGGTGCTCGCCGGAGGGCAGAGCCTCATGCCGCTGCTGCGGATGCGGCTCGCCTATCCCGACGCGCTCATCGACGTCGGCCGCATCGACGCGCTCCGCGAGATCCGCGACGAGGGCGACTCGGTGGTCATCGGCGCGATGGCCACGCACCACCAGGTGATCCGCGATCCGCTGGTGCGCGAGCACGTCCCGCTGATCGCGCACGCGGCGCGGACGGTCGCCGACCCGGCCGTCCGCCACCGGGGCACGTTCGGCGGGTCGATGGCGCACGCCGACCCGGCGGGCGACCTGCCGGCCGTCGCGCTGGCGCTGGACGCGGTGTTCCTCGTCCGGTCCGCGGACGGCGAGCGGGAGATCCCGGCGTCGGAGTTCTTCGTCGACTGGATGACGTCCGCCATGGAACCGGACGAGCTCCTCGTCGGCGTGCGGGTTCCGAAGCTGGGTCCCGGCTGGGGCGTGCACTACGAGAAGTTCAACCGGACGGCGCAGGCGTGGGCGATCGTCGGGGTCGCGTGCGCGGTGCGCCGCAACGGGGACGGGATCGAGGAGGCGCGCGTCGCGCTGACCAACATGGGTCCCGCCCCCGTCCGGGCGAGCGCGGTGGAGACCGCCGTCAGGGGGCGGCCCGCGTCGGAGGACGTGTTCCGGACCGCGGCGGCGCAGGCCACCGCGGGCACCGAACCGCCCACCGACCTGCACGGGTCGTCGGAGTACCGATCGCACCTGGCGACGGTGCTGACCGCCCGCGCGCTGAGCGCGGCGACCGGCGCCTGA